A stretch of DNA from Glycine max cultivar Williams 82 chromosome 18, Glycine_max_v4.0, whole genome shotgun sequence:
aaagaaagatctCTAGTTTCTTCTGCTCTTCATATCTGCctgtctataaataaaaaactagtaACCTACATCTATCAATATATGCTAACCAATCCCACCACAGTTCTGAAATGAATAGCTGCAGCCCCGAGTTGTGAGTCTCAAGGTCAAGAATGAACCATCCATCATAAAAGGAAATGAGGCTAGAAATACATAGGATACAGGTTCCTCAATAAGTTATCTCCTACTGGTGGCAGCAGTCTTGCCTTTGCTTAAATCAGCTAGTTCCTCAATaagttttctctcttctttgctCAGTTTTTTGGGGATTTCAACTTGCACCCGAACCAATTGATCACCCCTCATATTCTTTTTATTCAGCAAGGGAACACCTTTCTTAGCCATAACAAGTGTTGAGCTTGGTTGAGTCCCAGCTGGGATTTTTAAATCCACCATGCCGTCCACAGTAGGAACCTTAATTGTTGTCCCCAATATTGCATCAATATAAGACACCTTGCATGTGTATAAAATGTTTGTGTCATCTCGCTTAAGCACGGGGTCAGGGATAACTTCAAGAACAACAAAGAGGTCACCGGGAGAACCCCCACGCCTTCCAGCATTACCTTCATTTCGGACCCTTAAACGGCTGCCAGAATCCACACCAGCAGGAACCTTGAGACTTATCCGCTTTGTCTTTCTCACTCGACCTTCCCCAGCACATGTGCTGCAAGGTGTTGAAGTTTCTCCAGTTCCACTGCAAGAAGAGCATGTCATGGACTGCTGAAAGATGCCTAATGGAGTCCTTGTCGACGTGACAACCCGACCCTGACCACCACAAGTGCTACACTTGGATGATTTAGTCCCTGGTTTAGCCCCCAAACCATTGCAGGTTCCACAGCTCTCTAATCGCCGAATCTCTATCTCTTTTTCCACCC
This window harbors:
- the LOC100793352 gene encoding chaperone protein dnaJ A6, chloroplastic, with the translated sequence MAIAPFGNTSATQWGIHPQIFAGSTGLGKIASSRNNVTSRIRFMVAPCSSFFSCHSLHALFDKGSSQTLQHRRGSRLIVRADADYYSVLGVSRNSSKSEIKNAYRKLARSYHPDVNKEPDAEQKFKELSNAYEVLSDDEKRSIYDTYGEAGLKGSGMGMGDFSNPFDLFETLFEGMGGMGGSRGSWNGAVEGEDEYYSLVLNFKEAIFGVEKEIEIRRLESCGTCNGLGAKPGTKSSKCSTCGGQGRVVTSTRTPLGIFQQSMTCSSCSGTGETSTPCSTCAGEGRVRKTKRISLKVPAGVDSGSRLRVRNEGNAGRRGGSPGDLFVVLEVIPDPVLKRDDTNILYTCKVSYIDAILGTTIKVPTVDGMVDLKIPAGTQPSSTLVMAKKGVPLLNKKNMRGDQLVRVQVEIPKKLSKEERKLIEELADLSKGKTAATSRR